In Fusarium musae strain F31 chromosome 7, whole genome shotgun sequence, a single window of DNA contains:
- a CDS encoding hypothetical protein (EggNog:ENOG41), producing the protein MNVLRQMLPQIWPQGYKRVDSSSSLGDAVTPEKNPPGLKLFAKRLLRLPLKTITILIAALFIFPGLLALTSLKGRAFLAGEIATGQAYDTYSQADIAKLPSKDRRLSIVLPANNPDHDLCKVITSALALGYPAPIVVNWGKTYDKSKGWKGGSHLAKITGTLEYLDSVSKPDTPDENRLEENDLVVLTDSYDVWFQLPPEILLKRYHEANRQANQRLASQWNGRGESPMEQTIIISVQKKCFPPPSSGSVLHCDQLPESPARKDLYGPNTDQDPEVFHDVRPKYLNSGSMIGPVGDMRKYFRRVQERMQRGLVNGQDLYSDQGIFGEVFAEQEIWRRWLHKNIVSRKGNSFDVMHSDFEYHVGLDYTQNLFIPTVFEEQDGDIIALNNETGIAERSESLGIETRLDGVPEDIRFSTNPLNMHVLHDPVEWGDMPVYADFYSTAIPVVVHHNAHKDGAKKRRYLWWDRIWFFPYLRQLIKAQLAIVEAEPLLEIAINGERLVYWESRSNITQKKPKTFIVDSGKVSIVEREFGYVCRGKTEKAEAEKPWYDEVFRDGNGDLEI; encoded by the exons ATGAACGTTCTGCGCCAAATGCTTCCCCAGATATGGCCTCAAGGCTACAAACGGGTTGATTCCAGCAGCAGTCTCGGAGATGCTGTTACACCCGAGAAAAACCCTCCCGGTCTAAAGCTCTTTGCAAAACGACTCCTCCGTCTCCCCCTCAAGACAATAACAATCCTCATCGCTGCCCTCTTCATTTTCCCAGGCTTACTAGCCCTCACCTCTCTCAAG GGCCGCGCATTCTTGGCCGGAGAGATTGCGACCGGCCAAGCCTATGACACGTACTCTCAGGCCGACATTGCCAAGCTTCCTTCAAAGGATCGACGGCTTAGTATAGTCCTCCCTGCCAATAACCCCGACCACGATTTATGCAAAGTCATCACGAGTGCGTTGGCATTGGGATATCCGGCTCCGATTGTTGTGAACTGGGGTAAGACGTATGATAAGTCCAAGGGCTGGAAGGGAGGGTCTCATCTGGCCAAGATTACGGGTACTCTTGAGTATCTCGATAGCGTTTCGAAACCGGATACTCCGGACGAGAATAGACTCGAGGAGAATGATCTCGTTGTGTTGACGGATTCTTATGACGTTTGGTTCCAACTTCCGCCCGAGATCCTCCTCAAGCGATACCACGAAGCAAACCGTCAAGCCAATCAACGACTGGCGTCACAATGGAACGGTCGCGGAGAATCCCCAATGGAACAAACCATCATCATATCAGTCCAAAAGAAATGCTTCCCTCCTCCGTCATCAGGCTCAGTCCTCCACTGCGACCAACTCCCCGAAAGCCCAGCTCGCAAAGATCTCTACGGACCGAATACCGACCAAGACCCTGAAGTGTTTCACGATGTACGACCGAAATATCTTAATAGCGGGAGCATGATTGGTCCAGTCGGCGACATGAGAAAATACTTTCGTCGCGTACAAGAGCGAATGCAGAGAGGTTTGGTCAATGGCCAAGACTTGTACAGCGATCAAGGAATATTCGGCGAGGTCTTTGCGGAACAAGAAATCTGGCGTCGCTGGCTTCACAAGAATATTGTGTCTCGGAAGGGCAACAGCTTCGATGTTATGCATAGCGATTTCGAGTATCATGTTGGTCTGGACTATACCCAGAATCTGTTCATACCGACTGTTTTTGAGGAGCAAGATGGGGATATCATTGCGCTGAATAACGAGACTGGTATTGCCGAAAGGTCAGAGTCCCTTGGGATTGAGACGAGGTTAGATGGCGTGCCAGAAGATATCCGATTCTCTACAAACCCACTGAACATGCACGTTCTTCATGATCCAGTAGAATGGGGAGATATGCCCGTATATGCCGATTTCTACTCCACTGCCATTCCCGTCGTCGTCCATCACAATGCTCATAAGGATGGAGCAAAGAAACGTCGCTATCTCTGGTGGGACCGCATCTGGTTCTTCCCGTATCTTCGCCAACTCATCAAGGCTCAATTAGCGATCGTCGAAGCAGAGCCATTACTGGAGATTGCCATCAATGGGGAGCGGTTGGTGTATTGGGAGTCGCGATCGAATATCACTCAGAAGAAGCCGAAAACCTTCATCGTCGACTCGGGGAAGGTCAGTATCGTCGAGCGGGAGTTTGGGTACGTTTGCCGTGGAAAGACGGAaaaggcggaggcggagaagCCGTGGTATGATGAAGTATTTCGGGATGGGAACGGAGACCTAGAGATCTAG